In Fusobacterium periodonticum ATCC 33693, the following are encoded in one genomic region:
- a CDS encoding SHOCT domain-containing protein produces the protein MEELLTMLFFAAILGLIPGFIAKSKGYSFGAWWLYGFLIFIGAIIHVLFIPNKKNIEQKVINELERYKKLLEEGIISEEDFEAKKEELKTKLNDTLREE, from the coding sequence ATGGAAGAATTACTTACTATGTTATTTTTTGCTGCTATATTAGGATTAATTCCAGGTTTTATTGCTAAAAGTAAAGGCTATAGTTTTGGTGCTTGGTGGTTATATGGATTTTTAATATTCATAGGTGCTATTATACATGTTTTATTCATACCTAACAAAAAAAATATAGAACAAAAAGTAATCAATGAGCTAGAAAGATACAAAAAACTTTTAGAAGAAGGAATTATCAGTGAAGAAGATTTTGAAGCTAAAAAGGAAGAGTTAAAAACCAAACTTAATGATACTTTAAGAGAAGAGTAA
- a CDS encoding toxin-antitoxin system YwqK family antitoxin: MKKLLVGLLLVSSLLSFGAQKVPYEKLSFTNGYIYYNDEEYTGEFERKDAKTGIINMVASVKNGKLHGMTYSYDESGRLIEEITYKNGLREGSSKTYYKSGVVSAKLTYKNDKYEGVQKYYYENGKLQAEIPTREGIVDGVAKLYDKNGKFEREAFFMTGKKL, translated from the coding sequence ATGAAAAAATTATTAGTGGGATTATTATTAGTAAGCTCATTATTATCTTTTGGAGCACAAAAAGTACCTTATGAAAAATTATCATTTACAAATGGATATATATACTATAATGATGAAGAATATACAGGAGAATTTGAGAGAAAAGATGCAAAAACTGGAATAATTAATATGGTTGCCTCTGTTAAAAATGGGAAATTGCATGGAATGACCTATAGTTATGATGAAAGTGGAAGATTAATTGAGGAGATAACATATAAAAATGGATTAAGAGAAGGATCTAGTAAAACTTATTATAAATCAGGGGTTGTATCAGCTAAATTAACTTATAAAAATGATAAATATGAAGGTGTACAAAAATATTATTATGAAAATGGTAAGCTACAAGCTGAAATTCCAACTAGAGAAGGTATAGTAGATGGAGTTGCAAAACTGTATGACAAAAATGGAAAATTTGAGAGGGAAGCTTTTTTTATGACTGGAAAAAAACTATAG
- a CDS encoding toxin-antitoxin system YwqK family antitoxin, whose product MKKLLLGLLLVSSLLSFGAQRVPYEKLSFTNGYISYNDEKFTGEFERKNPRTGKINAVASVKNGELHGMSYSYDENGKVIEEIPYNKGKKEGLSKTYHKSGTISAELFYKNDRYEGVQKYYHENGKLQAEIPTRKGVIDGVTKMYDENGNLTEEITYKNGKKVK is encoded by the coding sequence ATGAAAAAATTATTATTAGGATTATTATTAGTAAGTTCATTATTATCTTTTGGAGCACAAAGAGTACCTTATGAAAAATTATCATTTACAAATGGGTATATATCTTATAATGACGAAAAATTTACTGGAGAATTTGAAAGAAAAAATCCAAGAACAGGAAAAATTAATGCAGTTGCTTCTGTTAAAAATGGAGAGTTACATGGAATGTCTTATAGTTATGATGAAAATGGAAAAGTAATTGAAGAAATACCATATAATAAAGGAAAAAAAGAAGGACTTAGTAAAACTTATCATAAATCAGGAACTATATCAGCTGAATTATTTTATAAAAATGATAGATATGAAGGTGTGCAAAAATATTACCATGAAAATGGAAAATTACAAGCTGAAATTCCAACTAGAAAAGGTGTAATAGATGGAGTTACAAAAATGTATGATGAAAATGGAAATTTAACAGAAGAAATAACATATAAAAATGGAAAAAAAGTAAAATAA